One segment of Shewanella piezotolerans WP3 DNA contains the following:
- a CDS encoding collagenase: MPDPVVPDPVIPETPAAGLISLNSAIKHITLTEPRAYFVDVTEAAPTLIVGLMAGEAGKNIGNPALYVRATNEASSGESGEFDCVSNYTSGEYEYCVIDNVEPGRYHILVDASASDAAVDATLYTSTTLFNSSKRCDEVDVQVRAQDLTAAQTDEVCRSLRDTKARFDTTLSAAISPAFGDIVEGDKNDITNVNIFSSRRNHKLWVEHLFNNDNGSGIYFESEATDWLHRSDVFTFNALEWNGGRYKIRSLDHEYTHALDARYNKEGEYDESKGFSWWSEGLAEYIGIHYNNPYQNMTTASETTKYSLQQVFNGAANAYSWGQLVVTFLLEQKPAIVTQILTQMRAGEWNELKSLLAQVATDSQADFEAWYQGQLRSDYVASVTSITVGEFTELTGRSGRLYVVDVAAGTDSITFSTSSGSADIDLYVNQGAAFHPSDANAATAQSVTKDSNEESVTITNPVVGKYYIAAGDSFAGSDIIDAYLSVCVGSNCSVALPDPMAVTYEIEPYMPYWPAKGTIGSCNLAQSYSSGAGNATGLTITNTTDNNVDVYWVSRDSGKKSGSAYASLAKDAVYTETFWKLGDRIMLTDPAGECLGVAILNDTNNEFSLVVEN; encoded by the coding sequence GTGCCAGATCCTGTCGTGCCGGATCCTGTTATTCCTGAAACTCCAGCTGCAGGTTTAATCTCTCTTAACTCTGCAATCAAGCATATTACACTGACTGAGCCACGCGCATATTTTGTTGATGTTACCGAGGCTGCTCCCACTTTGATCGTTGGGCTAATGGCCGGTGAAGCGGGGAAAAATATTGGTAATCCAGCGCTTTATGTTAGAGCAACCAATGAAGCGTCCAGCGGTGAGAGTGGTGAGTTTGACTGCGTATCAAATTACACTAGCGGTGAGTATGAATATTGCGTCATCGATAATGTAGAGCCTGGTCGTTACCATATTCTAGTCGACGCAAGCGCCAGTGATGCCGCTGTCGATGCCACGCTTTATACCAGTACCACTTTATTTAACAGTAGCAAGCGCTGCGATGAAGTGGATGTTCAGGTACGTGCCCAGGATTTAACTGCAGCACAAACTGATGAGGTGTGTCGTTCATTAAGGGACACTAAAGCACGTTTTGATACCACCTTGAGCGCTGCAATCTCGCCTGCATTCGGTGATATTGTCGAAGGTGATAAAAATGACATCACTAACGTTAATATTTTCTCAAGTCGGCGCAATCATAAATTATGGGTTGAGCATCTTTTTAATAATGACAATGGCAGTGGTATTTACTTTGAATCGGAAGCCACTGATTGGTTACATCGCTCGGATGTGTTTACCTTTAATGCACTTGAGTGGAATGGTGGTAGGTACAAAATTCGCTCTCTGGATCATGAGTATACCCATGCGTTAGATGCCCGTTATAACAAAGAGGGTGAATATGACGAATCTAAAGGTTTTAGTTGGTGGAGCGAAGGTTTAGCTGAGTACATTGGTATTCATTACAATAACCCTTACCAAAACATGACCACCGCAAGCGAGACGACTAAATACAGCTTACAACAAGTCTTTAACGGTGCTGCTAATGCCTACTCCTGGGGGCAATTGGTGGTAACGTTCTTACTTGAACAAAAACCAGCCATTGTCACCCAGATACTAACCCAGATGCGTGCGGGTGAATGGAATGAGTTAAAGTCATTATTGGCGCAGGTGGCGACAGACAGTCAGGCTGATTTTGAAGCTTGGTATCAAGGTCAACTACGCTCTGATTATGTGGCAAGTGTAACTTCTATTACAGTTGGTGAATTTACAGAGCTAACTGGTCGTAGTGGCCGCTTGTATGTTGTTGATGTTGCTGCTGGTACAGATTCAATAACCTTTAGCACCTCTAGTGGTTCTGCTGACATTGATTTATATGTGAATCAAGGCGCAGCTTTTCACCCTAGTGACGCTAATGCTGCAACGGCTCAATCGGTCACTAAAGATAGTAACGAGGAGAGCGTAACCATTACTAACCCAGTAGTGGGCAAATACTACATTGCCGCTGGCGACAGTTTCGCAGGCTCAGACATTATCGATGCCTATTTGTCAGTGTGTGTGGGTAGTAATTGCAGTGTCGCTTTACCAGATCCAATGGCAGTGACTTATGAAATTGAACCATACATGCCATATTGGCCAGCAAAAGGCACTATTGGTAGCTGTAATTTAGCACAAAGCTACAGCAGTGGCGCTGGTAACGCGACAGGACTGACAATTACTAATACAACAGACAATAACGTGGATGTTTACTGGGTAAGTCGAGACTCTGGTAAAAAAAGCGGCAGTGCGTATGCTTCGCTTGCCAAAGATGCGGTTTACACTGAAACATTTTGGAAGCTCGGTGATCGTATCATGCTAACGGATCCTGCTGGAGAATGTTTAGGCGTTGCGATTCTAAACGATACAAATAATGAATTTTCGCTAGTAGTAGAAAACTAA
- a CDS encoding endonuclease/exonuclease/phosphatase family protein has protein sequence MDNNAQQNETIFQVKVASFNLFNYIEPPLAYYDFENIYSGEQWAKKQLWLANFLAENQPDIIGFQEVFSADALANQAREAGLEHFAVVDEPTIVDDFICRDPVVAIASKFAFEDVQAVDVDSDYAKALGLEESFKYSRKPLRVTVVLPDIGHCDIYVVHLKSKRASLDELPPAQSMTVKHSGKANFGELLGRNVLGQWASGIQRGTEAALLFHTMMLRRIETQNAMILLGDFNDSLSHQPLSLLLAQELRFEREGSGELASYPLSDSYQLYYQREAEVNAENISDENSMPSQRQATHYYGAQGNVLDYILLSQDFNPHFHTSTAEVTDYHTEDRHLINPQYARDSHSTDHAPVLCTIHSRR, from the coding sequence GTGGACAATAATGCTCAGCAAAATGAAACAATATTTCAAGTTAAAGTTGCGAGTTTCAACTTGTTCAATTATATCGAACCGCCGCTTGCTTACTATGATTTTGAGAATATCTATAGTGGGGAACAGTGGGCTAAGAAACAGCTTTGGTTAGCAAACTTCCTTGCTGAAAACCAGCCTGACATTATTGGTTTTCAAGAAGTTTTCTCTGCAGACGCTTTAGCGAATCAGGCTCGCGAAGCCGGGCTTGAGCATTTTGCAGTTGTTGATGAACCGACTATCGTTGATGATTTTATCTGCCGAGACCCTGTGGTTGCTATCGCTTCGAAATTTGCCTTTGAAGATGTGCAGGCAGTTGACGTTGATAGCGATTATGCCAAAGCACTGGGGCTAGAAGAGTCGTTTAAATACAGTCGTAAGCCTCTTAGGGTCACCGTTGTATTGCCAGACATTGGCCACTGCGATATCTATGTCGTACACCTAAAATCCAAAAGAGCATCATTAGATGAGTTGCCGCCCGCGCAAAGTATGACTGTAAAGCATAGCGGAAAAGCTAACTTTGGTGAGTTACTCGGACGTAATGTGCTTGGCCAATGGGCATCAGGTATTCAGAGGGGCACTGAAGCGGCGTTGTTATTTCATACTATGATGCTGCGACGAATTGAAACCCAGAATGCAATGATATTATTGGGGGACTTTAATGATTCTTTGAGTCATCAACCGCTGTCTTTGTTATTGGCTCAAGAGTTGCGATTCGAAAGAGAGGGGAGTGGGGAACTAGCAAGCTATCCTCTGTCTGATTCTTATCAGCTGTATTACCAGCGAGAGGCTGAAGTCAATGCTGAAAATATTTCAGATGAGAATTCGATGCCTTCTCAAAGGCAAGCTACCCATTATTACGGCGCTCAGGGAAACGTACTCGATTATATTTTATTGTCTCAAGACTTTAACCCCCATTTTCATACCAGCACCGCAGAAGTTACCGACTACCATACTGAAGACCGCCATCTGATTAACCCTCAGTATGCGCGGGACAGTCATAGCACCGATCATGCTCCTGTATTGTGTACAATCCACTCGCGGCGATAA
- the lpoB gene encoding penicillin-binding protein activator LpoB — MKHLKVIFILAAVIGLSACQSKVEYGDATEVETVNENFGSTDLQAISAKMVDSMLTFPPVVAITANDRPIIFVDKIKNKTSEHIDTESVTDSISNKLLRSGKFRFIDMTKVDSVRKQLDYQNNSGMVDPSTAISFGRQIGAQYMLYGNLSSIVKQDGSTKDVYYKMTMRLMDLETGLIEWSDEKEIRKVKSKSFLGM, encoded by the coding sequence ATGAAACATTTAAAAGTTATTTTTATTCTCGCGGCAGTTATTGGCTTGTCTGCGTGTCAGTCAAAAGTTGAGTACGGTGATGCCACTGAAGTGGAAACCGTCAATGAGAACTTCGGTTCAACTGACCTACAAGCTATTTCAGCTAAAATGGTCGATAGCATGCTGACCTTTCCACCCGTTGTAGCGATTACCGCTAACGACCGTCCAATCATCTTTGTTGATAAGATTAAAAACAAAACCTCTGAGCATATCGATACAGAATCTGTCACAGATTCAATCAGCAACAAGCTGCTTCGTTCTGGCAAATTCCGCTTCATTGACATGACCAAAGTTGACTCTGTTCGTAAGCAGTTAGATTACCAGAACAATTCAGGCATGGTTGACCCATCAACGGCGATAAGCTTTGGTCGTCAAATAGGTGCACAGTACATGCTATACGGCAACCTATCTAGCATTGTGAAGCAAGATGGCAGCACTAAAGATGTTTACTACAAGATGACTATGCGTTTGATGGATCTAGAAACTGGCCTGATTGAATGGTCTGATGAAAAAGAGATCCGCAAAGTTAAGTCTAAATCGTTCTTAGGAATGTAA
- the pepN gene encoding aminopeptidase N has protein sequence MKLFYTVLVALLSIVLSACNSTPREPISARDGTAYISQQSAMQRSARISDVKYDLAFSLTGESRFSASTIVNFNLSDTSKALTLDLNQATISHFSINGKKVYPNYNGSYITLNPGLLSTGNNTVEVQFSREHSTNGEGLHRFVDPIDGKVYLYSHFEPAAAQQMFAVFDQPDLKANFTLSVTAPKAWTVISAMRESSITELGDTRQWQFPQSPKLSPYNFSMHAGPYQQWADNSGPYPLRLFARQSVADQVTPQDWFTYTQQGLEFFDSYFGIPYPFKKYDQVLVPDFLYGAMENAAAITFSESRFLFNSEMTAAQKQRLAGVIMHEMAHQWFGNLVTMKWWNGLWLNESFASFMGTLATAEATEFSHAWRTFYANNKQSAYHLDSQTSTHPIEVPVASSQNAFDNIDAITYSKGASALKQLNHLLGEKAFQKGVQDYLQQYSYQNAELNDFIKSLGNAANKNLTTWSQQWLYEAGVNSIKADFSCENGRITQFNLTQSAPNSALSTLREQRVQIGLFTQGRSRLHHNISMPVTYKGATTKVTRLIGLHCPDLVYPNYQDWGFVKVNLDPVSFKTAKQNLRLVKDPLLRSMLWQSLWDSVEDGSLSLNDYIGAVLVNLPGEADQTIVGQVLKSLSKTRSYLDKMDPSNQRFAKQAIRAIEQMSLRKVMIKSDSRDFQRRWFENYVSFARSKDALNHIDALLSDKASIKGLVLDQDLRWLMIAHLNRYDHPTAMYWLRKERGVDNSDAGQKSALAAEVSRPDALKKRQWLTRIQQQTNLPFSKQRSIIENLYPSEQKALSAVTADQRLATLAKLDSEKGPVFMRSYAKYLIPTNCSYANESALQNLQSNSQLSDGTDRALKEAIGQEQKCLLIKSKMSH, from the coding sequence TTGAAGCTGTTTTATACTGTACTGGTTGCTCTACTCTCTATCGTGCTAAGTGCATGCAACTCGACACCACGAGAGCCTATATCAGCTCGAGACGGTACAGCATACATTAGCCAACAGTCAGCCATGCAGCGCTCTGCTAGGATCTCGGATGTAAAATATGATTTAGCCTTTAGCTTAACCGGCGAAAGTCGATTTTCAGCATCCACGATTGTTAACTTCAACCTAAGTGACACAAGCAAAGCACTCACACTCGATCTAAACCAAGCTACCATTAGCCATTTTAGTATTAATGGTAAAAAGGTGTACCCAAACTACAACGGCAGTTATATCACTTTAAACCCGGGCTTATTGAGTACAGGTAATAACACCGTTGAAGTGCAATTTAGTCGAGAGCACAGCACCAACGGCGAAGGATTGCATCGCTTTGTCGATCCAATCGATGGCAAGGTTTATCTATATTCTCATTTTGAACCTGCTGCAGCGCAGCAGATGTTTGCCGTGTTTGACCAACCAGATCTAAAAGCAAACTTTACGCTCTCTGTCACAGCACCAAAAGCGTGGACTGTCATTAGTGCTATGCGTGAGTCCTCAATTACTGAGCTTGGGGATACTCGCCAATGGCAATTCCCGCAATCTCCTAAGTTGAGTCCTTACAACTTCTCAATGCATGCAGGCCCTTACCAGCAGTGGGCCGATAATAGTGGCCCCTATCCGCTTCGCTTATTTGCGCGTCAATCTGTCGCAGATCAAGTCACACCTCAAGACTGGTTTACTTATACTCAACAAGGGCTTGAGTTTTTCGACAGTTATTTCGGCATCCCTTATCCATTTAAAAAATACGACCAAGTATTAGTACCAGACTTCCTTTATGGTGCCATGGAAAATGCTGCAGCAATCACCTTTAGCGAAAGTCGTTTTCTGTTCAATAGCGAAATGACTGCCGCGCAGAAACAGCGTTTAGCCGGTGTCATCATGCATGAAATGGCTCACCAATGGTTTGGTAACTTGGTCACAATGAAGTGGTGGAACGGCCTATGGCTCAATGAAAGCTTCGCTTCATTTATGGGGACTTTGGCTACTGCTGAGGCCACAGAGTTTAGCCATGCATGGCGTACTTTTTATGCCAATAACAAGCAAAGTGCTTACCACTTAGATAGCCAAACTAGCACTCACCCTATCGAAGTCCCCGTTGCGAGTAGCCAAAATGCCTTTGATAATATAGATGCGATCACCTACTCAAAAGGTGCCTCAGCACTAAAGCAACTAAACCATTTGTTAGGCGAGAAAGCTTTTCAGAAAGGTGTGCAAGATTACCTACAGCAATACAGCTATCAAAATGCCGAGCTCAATGATTTCATTAAAAGTCTAGGAAATGCAGCGAATAAAAATCTCACCACTTGGAGTCAACAATGGCTTTATGAAGCTGGGGTGAATAGCATTAAAGCCGATTTCAGCTGTGAAAATGGCCGCATTACACAGTTTAACCTGACGCAGTCAGCTCCTAATAGTGCCCTATCGACCTTGCGTGAACAACGGGTTCAAATAGGTTTATTTACTCAAGGGCGTAGCCGTCTGCATCATAATATTAGTATGCCTGTGACCTATAAAGGTGCCACGACTAAGGTCACTCGTTTAATTGGTTTACACTGCCCAGATCTTGTCTACCCTAACTATCAAGATTGGGGGTTCGTTAAGGTCAACCTTGATCCTGTATCTTTCAAGACCGCAAAACAAAATTTGCGCCTTGTGAAAGATCCATTGCTACGTTCCATGCTCTGGCAAAGCTTGTGGGATAGTGTTGAAGATGGCAGCTTATCTCTGAACGATTATATCGGTGCCGTGCTGGTCAATTTACCAGGAGAAGCAGACCAAACCATTGTAGGGCAAGTGCTTAAGAGTTTATCAAAAACTCGGAGTTATCTCGACAAGATGGATCCGAGCAATCAACGTTTTGCCAAGCAAGCCATCAGGGCCATTGAACAGATGAGCCTTCGAAAAGTAATGATAAAAAGTGATAGCAGAGACTTTCAGCGTCGCTGGTTTGAAAACTATGTCAGTTTTGCACGCAGTAAAGATGCACTCAATCATATCGATGCGCTACTCAGCGATAAAGCCAGTATCAAGGGGTTAGTGCTAGATCAAGATCTTCGCTGGTTGATGATCGCTCATTTAAATCGCTACGATCATCCAACGGCTATGTACTGGTTGCGAAAAGAGCGCGGTGTCGACAACAGTGATGCAGGACAAAAATCAGCTCTTGCAGCCGAAGTGTCTCGCCCTGACGCGCTGAAAAAACGTCAGTGGCTAACTCGCATCCAGCAACAAACAAACCTGCCTTTTTCTAAGCAGCGCAGTATCATTGAAAACCTATACCCTAGTGAACAAAAAGCACTGAGCGCAGTTACGGCGGATCAACGCCTAGCAACACTCGCTAAGCTAGACAGTGAGAAAGGGCCAGTATTTATGCGTAGTTATGCCAAATACCTTATCCCAACAAACTGCAGCTACGCCAATGAAAGCGCATTGCAAAACCTGCAAAGCAACAGTCAACTCTCTGATGGCACAGATAGAGCGCTAAAAGAGGCTATTGGACAAGAACAGAAATGTTTACTGATAAAGTCAAAGATGAGCCATTGA
- a CDS encoding alkaline phosphatase D family protein — MKRPFSRRDFLAMSAKGVGAAVVSYGLMGCSSDDDDENVIAAEFLHGVASGDPSHDAIILWSRVSPLSAGDIKVSWEVATDSSFSQVVTNGEMVTNSDRDYTVKIDATGLEAGTQYFYRFKAGSNMSPPGMAKTLPQGALAQAKFAVLSCANFPAGYFNVYEMASRMDDLDAVIHLGDYIYEYARGEYASERAAELGREVLPEGELFSLADYRTRYGQYRSDLSLQKLHAQTAFITVWDDHEVANDSWREGAENHNDNEGDFDARKEGALQAYFEWLPIRPWREGNHEEIYRSFQFGDLVDLHMLDTRLLGRDKPLEYPDYMDPATGGLDSARFMADVTDTNRTMLGQEQQTWLQSTLLTSTAKWQVLGQQVLMGQMMLPAAIATQQLSIPEFGQLAALAGFAARAQAGDPTLTADELKYLQSYGDKLTPEAMALLQLPSIPYNLDAWDGYAYEREVILATAKSLAKNLVVIAGDTHNAWANELKDAAGDVVGVEFATSSVSSPGLEYYLGIEAKDIPATEEAILGLVDSLKYANLMNRGMLTLTFTHDEVRSDWRYVDTIMTRGFVEDIARNHSLVTKAGTPSLEELT, encoded by the coding sequence ATGAAACGACCTTTCTCACGAAGAGATTTTCTTGCTATGTCAGCCAAAGGCGTAGGCGCTGCAGTTGTATCATACGGCCTGATGGGCTGCAGCAGCGATGATGACGACGAAAACGTTATAGCTGCTGAGTTTCTACACGGTGTAGCCAGTGGTGACCCGAGCCATGATGCGATTATTTTGTGGAGTCGTGTGTCGCCATTGTCCGCTGGTGATATCAAAGTATCCTGGGAAGTCGCCACCGATAGTAGTTTTAGTCAGGTAGTGACTAATGGTGAGATGGTCACTAATAGCGACCGAGATTACACTGTAAAAATTGATGCGACTGGGCTTGAGGCTGGAACCCAATATTTCTACCGTTTTAAGGCTGGTAGCAATATGTCTCCTCCAGGTATGGCTAAAACATTACCTCAAGGTGCACTCGCGCAAGCAAAATTTGCCGTTCTATCATGTGCTAATTTCCCTGCAGGCTACTTTAATGTCTATGAGATGGCATCAAGAATGGATGATTTGGATGCGGTTATCCATCTAGGTGACTATATCTACGAATATGCTCGTGGAGAATATGCCAGCGAACGAGCCGCAGAGCTTGGACGTGAAGTATTACCTGAAGGCGAACTATTTAGCTTAGCAGATTACCGTACTCGCTATGGGCAATACCGCAGTGATTTGAGTTTACAGAAATTGCATGCCCAAACCGCCTTTATAACGGTTTGGGATGATCACGAAGTGGCTAATGATAGCTGGCGTGAAGGGGCTGAGAATCACAATGACAATGAAGGTGATTTTGATGCGCGCAAAGAGGGGGCATTACAGGCTTATTTCGAGTGGTTACCGATTCGTCCTTGGCGAGAAGGGAATCACGAAGAGATCTATCGCAGCTTTCAATTTGGTGATCTTGTCGATCTGCACATGCTAGATACAAGACTGCTAGGTCGAGATAAACCCCTTGAATACCCAGACTATATGGATCCTGCTACGGGTGGGCTAGATAGCGCACGCTTTATGGCCGATGTTACCGACACCAATAGAACGATGCTTGGGCAAGAGCAGCAAACGTGGCTACAGTCGACGCTATTGACCTCAACCGCCAAATGGCAAGTGCTCGGGCAACAAGTGCTTATGGGACAGATGATGCTTCCTGCAGCAATAGCAACGCAGCAATTGTCTATTCCTGAATTTGGTCAATTAGCCGCACTAGCAGGCTTTGCAGCAAGAGCACAGGCAGGCGATCCGACATTGACCGCTGATGAGCTCAAGTATCTGCAGTCTTATGGCGATAAGCTAACCCCTGAAGCGATGGCGCTGTTGCAACTACCTTCTATTCCTTACAACTTAGATGCTTGGGATGGATATGCCTATGAGCGTGAAGTTATTTTGGCAACCGCAAAGTCATTGGCGAAAAACCTTGTCGTGATAGCGGGTGATACCCATAACGCTTGGGCCAATGAGCTCAAAGATGCTGCTGGCGATGTGGTCGGGGTTGAGTTTGCAACAAGCTCAGTATCATCACCTGGGCTCGAGTATTACTTAGGAATTGAAGCTAAAGATATACCCGCGACAGAAGAGGCAATTCTTGGGCTTGTCGATAGCCTTAAATACGCAAACTTAATGAATCGCGGAATGTTGACGTTAACCTTCACACACGACGAAGTTCGCAGTGATTGGCGTTATGTCGATACCATTATGACCCGCGGGTTTGTGGAAGATATAGCGCGTAATCATTCACTGGTCACTAAAGCGGGCACGCCTAGCTTGGAAGAGCTGACTTAG
- a CDS encoding DUF808 domain-containing protein encodes MLDDIATILDDVAAMSKIAARKTAGVLGDDLALNAQQVTGVSADRELPVVWAVAVGSFKNKCILVPAAMLISAFIPWAVTPLLMFGGLFLCYEGFEKIYHSYQVKQQGQAAAEALPEEVIGDLKEYERRKIKGAIRTDFVLSAEIIAITLGIVADKSLTTQFFTLSVIAIVMTIGVYGLVAGIVKIDDAGLYLSQRQGESLTARFKRRFGFMLLNSAPYLMKTLSVVGTIAMFMVGGGILTHGLHWVSERISQAAAHIESLSVVGPVLSFVTPSILNSIFGVIAGALAVIMMQLFLKLKGDKPASH; translated from the coding sequence TTGTTAGATGATATAGCCACCATTTTGGATGATGTGGCGGCGATGAGTAAAATTGCAGCGCGTAAAACTGCAGGTGTGCTAGGCGATGATTTAGCGCTGAATGCCCAGCAGGTTACTGGCGTTTCAGCTGATAGAGAATTGCCTGTTGTTTGGGCTGTGGCAGTGGGTTCATTTAAAAATAAGTGTATATTAGTCCCTGCAGCTATGCTGATTAGCGCATTTATTCCTTGGGCTGTCACGCCCTTGTTGATGTTTGGCGGCTTATTCCTTTGCTATGAAGGCTTCGAGAAAATTTATCATAGTTACCAAGTAAAGCAGCAAGGCCAAGCAGCCGCAGAGGCCTTACCCGAAGAGGTGATTGGCGACCTTAAAGAGTATGAGCGGAGAAAAATAAAAGGCGCCATCAGAACCGACTTTGTACTCTCTGCTGAAATCATAGCCATCACGCTCGGTATTGTGGCTGATAAAAGCTTAACCACCCAGTTCTTTACTCTCAGCGTGATTGCTATCGTCATGACCATTGGTGTATATGGCTTGGTGGCGGGGATTGTGAAAATTGACGATGCTGGCTTGTATTTAAGTCAGCGCCAAGGGGAAAGTTTAACTGCCCGTTTTAAGCGTCGATTTGGCTTCATGTTACTCAACTCAGCGCCCTATTTAATGAAAACGTTATCTGTAGTCGGCACCATCGCCATGTTTATGGTTGGCGGTGGGATCTTAACTCATGGCCTGCACTGGGTTAGCGAGCGCATAAGCCAAGCTGCTGCGCATATTGAAAGCCTATCAGTTGTTGGCCCAGTATTATCATTTGTTACACCGAGTATTTTAAACTCTATTTTTGGCGTTATTGCAGGGGCATTGGCAGTGATAATGATGCAACTATTTCTCAAGCTAAAAGGTGATAAACCTGCTAGCCACTAA
- a CDS encoding phosphoribosyltransferase: protein MSDKRFITAQELLEDSFRLAAQVYESGFRPQFIVGIWRGGAPIGIAVQEFFDFKKVETDHIAVRTSSYYGINQQSKQIKVHGLHYIVENANADDGLLIVDDVFDSGRSVHALKDKLSDLMRLNMPKDVRIACPYYKPKNTSVPLTPDYFIHESEEWLVFPHEVAGLSAEELAEGKGDLKNIKDLFV, encoded by the coding sequence ATGTCAGATAAACGCTTTATAACGGCGCAAGAATTACTAGAAGATTCTTTTCGCTTAGCAGCACAGGTTTATGAAAGTGGATTTCGTCCACAATTTATTGTGGGTATATGGCGTGGTGGCGCGCCGATAGGGATTGCTGTGCAAGAGTTTTTTGACTTTAAAAAAGTAGAAACTGACCACATTGCCGTTCGTACTTCTTCTTACTATGGTATTAACCAGCAGAGCAAGCAGATCAAAGTACATGGCTTACACTATATCGTTGAGAATGCTAACGCAGACGATGGTTTATTGATTGTTGATGACGTGTTTGATTCAGGTCGCAGTGTTCACGCGCTTAAAGATAAGTTAAGTGACTTGATGCGTTTGAACATGCCAAAAGATGTGCGTATTGCTTGCCCATACTACAAGCCTAAAAATACTTCTGTACCACTAACACCTGATTACTTTATTCACGAGTCTGAAGAGTGGTTGGTGTTTCCTCATGAAGTTGCCGGGCTTTCAGCTGAGGAGCTAGCTGAAGGGAAAGGTGATTTGAAAAATATTAAAGACTTATTCGTTTAA